From Impatiens glandulifera chromosome 7, dImpGla2.1, whole genome shotgun sequence:
accagattctaactctctctctctctctccaacTCGAAATAAACAACATAGAAGAGAGAGAATGATTGACTTCAGTTATCACATAAGGGTTTAAGTGACCTAGCTTTCATTATTGGCTTCCGGCCCCTCTTCTTTTCCGACCGGCGAGTTTCATTTCCTTTATCCAATTCATTGCTAGTTTTCTTCTCATCATCAAATCTATTATAAGTACACAtgtaaacaacaacaaaaaaaaatatataaaaaaacaaaacaatgtaAAGGAAACCCTAAAaattgtagagagagaaaccgCCGCAGCCTCAGCCGCCGCCGTCTGTACTTACCTGTCAACAGCTCCGCTAGATGAAATGAAGTTAGAAACAGCGTTTCTTATAACGTCCACCTATcaacaataaattatttcattctaaaatgaattagtattttatatttttagagcATGTTAAGACAAACATTTCTTATGAACTCAATCAATCTGGGTAGAATTTGGGGAAACCCTAAAAATGAAAAcctaaaaagaagaagaagaaacctgtAATAATGGAGAGGGAGgggattcttcttcttctttttcttcttcttctttggaaGGGAATTGAACAACGTCCCATGGAGATTGATTGAGGCGACAGATGTGAGATTGAAGACGAAATGCAGTTGgagaagaacaagaagatgaagaagagagagaattCATCTGTGAGAAAGTGGCATTGTTGTTGCCCAGAGTTAACCCACGAAGCTTTGCAAGTTTCCTGATCCTCATTTCTAAAGAACACACTCTTTTGGTCGGGCGAAGAAGACGATAttctatatgtatatatatttctctctctatatatattataatattataatataagaagAATGCCCATATAAATATAGTTGGTGTTGATGTCtgtaattttatctttttctttttcttttttacctTTTTCTTAATTGTGTGCAGATCTCACGGAACCCCATAATAATGTGTGGAttcacataatattattattacctttttttatttactgaatcatattattatatattttttaattctcattaattaattaattaaaatataaaaaaaatatttgattttttagatttttaatttttttattattaaataatactaAGGCCTAACATTTGTCTTAAAAATATCATTGcaaaaatacaaaagaaaaaaatggaattttattgtaggccttgtttggattaaattatttaaataatttattattttaaaaagtgatAATTTTGATGAGGTAGaaatttttcaatcaaaataattaaaaggtatattaatatataatgataaaataaaaaataataatttaaaataaataatattttaatattttaattaataaattaattaatttaatagataagagcataaaattatattttttatttttattttaaataactcaaatctaACCAACCATGtctttttggaaaataaaaaagttaattattgtgaagttatactttaatcattttaaaaaataaacctggttaaaatattaaaataaaatatatatatatatatatatatatatatatatatatatatatatatatatatatatatatatatatatatatatatgagaaaagaTCAAAGATGTAAGCTTCATTAAGAAAGAAGacaaagaattaaaaataaataaataaatcataacatATAGTAAATATCTTATGGTGAAGGTCATAACATTTTTTGATTTGTGTTACATCATATTTGCATTTATTTTTGAGgatttagatatttaattatatttaaatcaaataataatttatatttaaatattttgttgagggttcaaaataaatttataatttccagaaaatataaaattatttgtatccttcaaaagattattttaagagttatattttgtcaaaaaaaaaaaaattaagatattgaTAACCCACTGGATGTTCAATTGATAATTCTGATTTATTCTTTCTAAAACAACCCACGAATCAAACAATCTCTTATATACTAAacggcttgtttgatgtggtttatttgatcatttaatcaaattatcaccaaatattatttttattttttcgaa
This genomic window contains:
- the LOC124944623 gene encoding uncharacterized protein LOC124944623, whose amino-acid sequence is MRIRKLAKLRGLTLGNNNATFSQMNSLSSSSSCSSPTAFRLQSHICRLNQSPWDVVQFPSKEEEEKEEEESPPSPLLQVDVIRNAVSNFISSSGAVDRFDDEKKTSNELDKGNETRRSEKKRGRKPIMKARSLKPLCDN